GAGGCAGCGCGGAGGGCGTCCTGCCAGAACAACCTCAAGAACGACGCCCTGGCGGTCATCAACTATGTCGAGATCGAGGGCGCGTACCCGATCGGGGTCGCCGGCGGCGACCCCAGCAAGAACTCTTCGGAGCTCGCCATCGGCAGCGAAGAGGAGCAGGAGCAGGACCAAACCTATTTCTGCGACCGCGGGCTCGGATGGATTGCCCACATACTGCCTCACCTCGAGGAGCAGGCGCTGCACGATCAGGTGTGGGACGCGTCCGGCTTGCCGGCCTCCACCCAGGCCAACTTCCCACCGCCCAACCTGCTCTACTCGGGTGCCGTGTTCCTCTCTCGCACCAACGGCGGAAAGATCGTCTGGCGTGGCGGCGACAAGCCTCTGCCAACGTTTAAGTGCCCCTCCTCGGAACTGCCCGCGATGGCCGAGGGGCATATGGGGCGGTGGGAGTGGATCAACAACTACGCCACCAGCGACTACAAGGGGTCGGGCGGCTACGGTGACCAGGGCATCTTCCAGCACAGATGCGACAACGCCACCGCACGCTTGGAGCGTATGGGCCTGATCGACCCGGTGAACGGCTACCAGGGCGGCAAGACGGGGCTCACCAGGGTGCGTCCTGCCAACATTACTGACGGACTGTCCAACACGCTGCTGATAGGCGAGTCCGCCTACTACATCGCACAGCGGAACGGCAACACCGACTGGCCAATCTGGATGGGCGGCGCTAACAGCGACGAGAACACCATCTTCAAGACCGCCCGCGACGCGCCCATCAACTGCGACATCTCGCCGAAGTCGGTCGGCAACTTCTACGATGGACTGCAGGAAGGCGTGCCGGTGTACCTCCAATCGGGCCCGGCCGACGACGACTGCGCGTTCAGCTGGCACACCGGCGGAGCGTTCTTCGCTTTCTGCGACGGGTCCGTCCACTTCCTCCGCGAGGACATCGAGATGCAGACGTACCTCGACCTTGGCTCGCGGAACGACGGCAACGTCATCGACGACAGCGCGTTCTAGACCACTGCTGGCGGCCGTGACTGGCCCGCACAACACCGACGAAGCACCTAGTGAAACGACAGCCAACCAGACCGGACACCGGATCGAGGACGCTTGCCGCCACGTTGACGCTGGCGCTGCTGGCGGCTTGCGGGTGCGATGACGGCGCCGTCCGCGCCGCAGGCACCGTGCTGCTCGAAGGCGCGCCGGCCGCCGGCGGCCGGTTGACCCTGACGCCCGTGAGCGGGGGGGAGCGGGCCTTCGGCATGATCGATTCGGCCGGCCGGTTCGACCTGCGGGCCCGCGACTCCAGCGGCGTAGCCCCTGGGTCCTACCGGGTGTCGTTCCGGGGCAAGCTGGACGACAGGCTCCGGGCCCGCCTGCAGCAGCGGTCGATCAACATCCCCAACGCGGGCGAGTTGACCATGGTCTACGAGAGCCCGCAGCAAGCCACCTTCGACGTGCCGCCCGAAGGCGGCGAGGACCTTCAGATCTCCATCAGCAAGTCTGAGGGCTGGCAGGTCTTTGTTAGCGAGTGAGTCCGCGGCTAGGTCCCGCTACGAGGTGAGAACAGCCCCAATCGTGACGCAAGAAGCTCAAGCCAACACACGTACCCAAGATTGCTAGTGACACCCTCCGAACCGAGGCAAAGACTAATGAACGATGCTCCTTTAGGTTTGCGTATCGCCTCCCTCACGCCGGCTGCGCTCTTGGCGGCCGCGATCTGGTGCGGCCACTCTCCAGCCGCGACGATCTACAGC
This genomic interval from Posidoniimonas corsicana contains the following:
- a CDS encoding DUF1559 family PulG-like putative transporter yields the protein MIRKRIHPTPQQSSPGFTLVELLVVIAIIGVLIALLLPAVQAAREAARRASCQNNLKNDALAVINYVEIEGAYPIGVAGGDPSKNSSELAIGSEEEQEQDQTYFCDRGLGWIAHILPHLEEQALHDQVWDASGLPASTQANFPPPNLLYSGAVFLSRTNGGKIVWRGGDKPLPTFKCPSSELPAMAEGHMGRWEWINNYATSDYKGSGGYGDQGIFQHRCDNATARLERMGLIDPVNGYQGGKTGLTRVRPANITDGLSNTLLIGESAYYIAQRNGNTDWPIWMGGANSDENTIFKTARDAPINCDISPKSVGNFYDGLQEGVPVYLQSGPADDDCAFSWHTGGAFFAFCDGSVHFLREDIEMQTYLDLGSRNDGNVIDDSAF
- a CDS encoding carboxypeptidase-like regulatory domain-containing protein, with protein sequence MKRQPTRPDTGSRTLAATLTLALLAACGCDDGAVRAAGTVLLEGAPAAGGRLTLTPVSGGERAFGMIDSAGRFDLRARDSSGVAPGSYRVSFRGKLDDRLRARLQQRSINIPNAGELTMVYESPQQATFDVPPEGGEDLQISISKSEGWQVFVSE